In the Paraburkholderia acidisoli genome, TGGTCGATTTTATCGAGACGGCGGTAGCGCGCGGCACGCTCGCGCCCGGCGACCGCGTACCCGCGCAGCGCGCGCTCGCCACGCTGCTCGACGTCGATCTCACCACCGTCACGCGCGGCTTCAACGAGGCGCGGCGGCGCGGTCTGATCGAGGCGCGCGGGCCGCTCGGCACCTTTATCGCCGCGCCGCGCGCCGAGCTGTTGCAGCGCGTGGACCTGAGCATGAACATTCCGCCGCCGCCCGTCGGGCTGGTCATGGACGCGCTGCTGCGCGAAGGCATGTCGCGCGTGCTGGTGCGCAGCGACGCCGACCTGCTGATGACCTATCACGTGGGCGGCGGCGGCCGCGCCGACTGCGCGGCGGGCGCGAAATGGCTTCAGCCCATGCTGGGCGCGGTCGCGGCGGAACGCGTGGTGGTGTGCCCGGGCGCGCAGGCGGCGCTGGCCGCGTTGATCCTCGCGTTCACGCAACCCGGCGAGGCGATCCTCGCCGAACCGCTGATCTACCCCGGCTTGCCGCACGCGGCCGCGCAACTCGGCCGCCGCGTGGAAGCCGTGGCCGTGGACGCCGAGGGCATGCGCCCGGATGCGCTCGAAGCCGCCTGCCGCGCGTCCGCGGAAAGTGGCGCGCACGGCGCGCGTCTCGTCTACCTCAATCCGACGCTGCAAAACCCCACCACGGCCACGATGCCCGAGTCGCGCCGGCTGGAGATCTTGCGCGTGGCCGAACGCTATGGCGCGCGCATCGTCGAGGACGATCCGTACTGGCGTTTCGCGCCGGCTGGCGCGCCCGCGCCACTCGCGCGGCTCGCGCCGCAACGGGTCTGCTACCTCGCCACGCTCTCCAAGACGCTCTCGCCCGGCCTGCGCACGGCCTACCTCGCCCTCCCCGACGCCCACGCGCACACGCGCCTGCTGGCCGCGCTGCGCGCGTTTTCGCTGATGGCCGCGCCGCTCACCAACGCGCTCGCCACGCACTGGATTGAGGACGGCGTGGCCGAATCGATCTTCGCGGGGGTGAAGACCGAAGCGCGCGAGCGCCAGCGCATCGCGGCGCAAACGCTGGGCGTGCCGGCCGGCGCGGGCATCCATCTCTGGTACACGCTGCCGCGCTACTGGCACGCGCGCGAACTGGCCGCGGCCGCGAGCACGGAAGGCCTCGCCGTCGCGCCCTCCACGGCGTTCGAATACGGCGCGCCCAGCGCCGACGCCATCCGCATCTCACTCGGCGCAACCGGCGACCAGGCGCAGTTGCAGGCGGCGCTGCGGCGGCTTTCGGCCTTGCTCGCCAACGATCGCTCGTCACAGGCCGCGGTTATCGTTTGAACGGATCGTCGAGCCGGCGAACCCTGCTTGCGACAGCGGGCATCGTGCTTGCTACGCAAAAAGGTTGCGCTTCACGGGCGCTGCGCGGCCGTTCCCACATACTGCCGCGCCGCGCCGCAAGTACACTCGTCGGAATGACGACACCGGATTCGAGTAACCGCGTCCCAACGGGCGCTCCAGATGCGGGAGATATGAGCATGGCAAACGACAAGATGCTTGCGCAGATGCGCGACAAACCGGGCTTCATCGCCGCGCTCGACCAGAGCGGCGGTTCCACGCCCGGCGCGCTGCGCCAGTACGGCATCGCCGAAAGCGATTACAACGGCGACGCCGAAATGTTCCGCCTGATCCACGAAATGCGCGTGCGCATCATCAGCGCGCCGGCCTTCACGGGCGAAAAGGTGATCGGCGCGATCCTGTTCGAAGCGACGATGGACGGCGAGGCGCAAGGCAAGCCCGTGCCCGCGTTCCTCTGGGAAGACCGCGGCGTGGTGCCGTTCCTCAAGGTCGACAAGGGTCTCGAAGACGAAGCCGACGGCGTGCGTCTGATGAAGCCCATGCCCACGCTCGACACGCTGCTCGAGCGCGCCGTGAAGGCGGGCATTTTCGGCACCAAGATGCGTTCGACGATCGAGCATGCGTCGTCGTCGGGTATTGCGTCGATCGCGGCGCAGCAGTTCGCCATCGGCGCGCAGATCGCCGGGCACGGTCTCGTGCCGATCCTCGAACCCGAAGTGTCGATCAAGGCCGCCGACAAGGCGAAGGCCGAATCGATCCTGCGCGACGAACTGATGAAGGGCCTCGACGCACTGCCCGCTTCGCATAACGTGATGATCAAGCTCACGATCCCCGACACGCCCGACTTCTACAAGCCGCTCATCGATCACCCGCGCGTGGTGCGCGTGGTCGCGCTCTCGGGCGGCTACACGCGCAGCGACGCGTGCGCGCGTCTCGCGAAGAATCACGGCATGATCGCCAGCTTCTCGCGCGCGCTCATCAACGACCTCACGAAGTCGATGAGCGACGATGAGTTCAACACCACGCTGGCCGCGAGCATCGACGAAATCTGGAAGGCATCAGTGCAGAAGAGCTGATGCATCGCGCATCGCCACGCTGCACGTCTTCACGCCACGTCTGAAGCCGGTCGGCGCCCGAGCGGCGCTGCCTCACCGGCCTTGACCTGCGAACGGCCGAGAACCGGCCTCCCGCCTGGGAGGCCGGTTATACTTGCGCCTTCCACTTCCTCCCCTATTCGACCGGCCATGCGGCAGCTTCTCTGCGTGCTCGCCTTGTTGCCGGGCCTCGCGCAAATCGCATTCGCGCAGGCTTCGCAGACCAGCGCGAGCGACATCTCCGGCGCTTCGGCCGCCGCTTCGCTTTCTGCTTCCGCTGCTGCGGTGCCGCCTGCCGGCGCCTCGACCAATGCCTCGGTAAGCGCGCTGATCCAGAAGAAGTTCGGCGTGGCGAAGGAGAAGGCCGCGCGCATTTCGCAGGCCGTGACGACCGCCGCCGAAAAATACTCGCTGCCGCCCGCCGTGCTGCTCGCCATCATTTCGATCGAGTCGCGCTTTCGCGAGAAGGCGCGCGGCGCGAACGGCGCGACCGGGCTGATGCAGGTCGTGCCCTCGGCGCACCGCAATCTGCTGCGCAACGGCAAGGACCTCACGGACCCCGAGTTCAACATCGAAGTGGGCTCGTCGATTCTCTACGGTTATCAGCGCGCGGCTGGCGGCAACCTCGACGCGGCGATGAAAAACTACGGCGGCTCGAAAGCGTACGCGGAAAAAATCCGCCTGCGCGCGACGGAATTCAGCCGCGTGCTCGATCCGTCCGCGCCCGCCGCTCGCAGCGACGACGACGCGCAGGCAAGCGGTATCGTCGGCATGAGTCCGGCGGCCTCGGCGGCAATGGCGTTCAGCGCGGCGGCAACGGCCGCGCAAGCGCAGAACGCGGCGGCTGCGGGCGCGCGCTAGAGACTCGCTGGGTGAATTGCACAACGTGTTGATGCGGATGTCGCGAAGGGTGCGGCGTGCGGGAACGCTCATGCGCGTACGGTGCGAGTGGCTCACCAAAGGAGCGCGCGGGCTTCGAAGCGGCGGTGCGAAAACGAAAACGCAATAAAAAAAGCGGCGCAGCGTGTAGACGCTGGCGCCGCTTTTTTGTCGATTGTGCCGACAATGCCGGCTGGGCGGCTTAAGCGCCCGTAGCGGGGGCTTCGCCGTTTTCGGAAGAGGCTTCGGCGGGCGTGGCTTCCGCGCTTTGGGCCGGCGCTTCGGCTTGCGGCGCAGCCGCTTCGGCTTCTGCGCTTGCTGCTTCTGCGCTTGGCGCTTCGGCGTTTGCGGCTTCAACGTGCGCGGCTTCCGCGCTTGCCGCTTCGACCTTCGTGGCTTCGGCGGTCGCTTCCGCGTTTGCCGCTTCGGCTTGCGTGGCCGGTTGAACCTCGGCTTGCGGCGCGGCGGCCTCGGCTGCCTTCGCTTCGCGCGGCTTCGCCTGCGCTTCCGACTTCGCCTTCTGACGCGCCAGCGCGGCATTCGCGCGGCCGACGTGCGACGGCTCGATGCCCGGACCTTCCGAGGCGTTGCCGTCCAGTTCGTAACGCGCGCCGCCCGCGGCGACACGCTCGTGATAACGCGGATGATTCACGTGACGCTTGAGCACCGCGACGATCAGCGTGCGCTCGTATTCCGGATGCCGCGCAACGAGATCTTCGGCCACGCCGATCTTCAGCGGCAGGCGGTCGCGAAACGCCGGGTAGTGCTTCGCAAAAATGTTCCACACCGTGTTCAACTGGCGATTGCGCTCCATGCGCGCCTTTTCGGCTTCGCTCAGATTCTCCATGGCCGGCTGCTGACGCGGCGGGCGCTGACGATGCTGCCCTTGCCCCTGACGCGGCTGGCCCTGACCTTGACCGTGGCGCGGCTGACCGTGCTCGCCCGGCTTCTGGCCGCGCGCATCGCGCGGAGGACGCGCACGCTGTTCGCCGCGCGCCGCCTCGCCGGACTGACCCGGCTGCTGCGCTTTCTCGCCGCGATTGCCCTGCGGACGGCCGCCCGGACGCGCACGGCCACGGCTTTCGCCCGCACCCGCGCCTTCACGCGGCGCGCGCGGGCCCTTCGGCGCCGGCGAACCGCTGTGGCCCTTTGCGTCTTTCCCGCCCTTTTGCGCAGGTTTGCCCTGCGTCTTTTGCGCCTGCTCTTCGGGCGCCTGGCCGGAGCCCCCGCCCATGGTCTTCTTGATCTCAAGAAGGCCTTCCTTGAAGCTCAGGGTACGGCGTTGTTGCGATGCGGCTTTCACGTCCAGCTCTCTTCCATATGGGATGGGACGCTATGATACCGAATCGCGGCGATTCCAACCGGCAAACTCCTGTTTCGCAGTGCGTTTTTACGCGCTTTTACGCGTATTGACGCTTATAAAACACACTTCGCCGCCACTGCGCACCGTCTTGCAGCGCTCGGGCACCATTCGAGCGCCACGAACGCGCTGTTCGCCCATTCAGCGCACGGCGCCGCCGATTGCCGTATCCGCCGACTTCGCGGCCACGTTTCCGGCCACCTTCGCGGCCTGCTCGCGGCGCGCGCCGCAGCACCGCTTTCTCACCTCCACGCCATCATGACCTCTTCCGCTTCCCCTTCCCGCTCCGCCGTTCGCGCCATCGTCACCGGTCACACACGCGGACTCGGCGCGGCCATGGCCGAACTGCTGCTCGAACGCCGTATCGACGTGCTCGGCCTCGGCCGCGGCAGCAACACCACGCTCGCCGCGCGAAACGCTACGCAGTACGCCGAAGCGATCGTCGATCTCGCCGATCCCGCCGCGCTCGAACGTTGGCTCGGCAGCGCCAGCTTCGACACGTTCGTCGAAGGCGCCGATTGTGTCGTGCTCATCAACAATGCAGGCAGCGTGGAGCCGATTGCTCCGCTCGGCGCACAAGACGCGAACGCGA is a window encoding:
- a CDS encoding ProQ/FINO family protein gives rise to the protein MKAASQQRRTLSFKEGLLEIKKTMGGGSGQAPEEQAQKTQGKPAQKGGKDAKGHSGSPAPKGPRAPREGAGAGESRGRARPGGRPQGNRGEKAQQPGQSGEAARGEQRARPPRDARGQKPGEHGQPRHGQGQGQPRQGQGQHRQRPPRQQPAMENLSEAEKARMERNRQLNTVWNIFAKHYPAFRDRLPLKIGVAEDLVARHPEYERTLIVAVLKRHVNHPRYHERVAAGGARYELDGNASEGPGIEPSHVGRANAALARQKAKSEAQAKPREAKAAEAAAPQAEVQPATQAEAANAEATAEATKVEAASAEAAHVEAANAEAPSAEAASAEAEAAAPQAEAPAQSAEATPAEASSENGEAPATGA
- a CDS encoding transglycosylase SLT domain-containing protein, producing the protein MRQLLCVLALLPGLAQIAFAQASQTSASDISGASAAASLSASAAAVPPAGASTNASVSALIQKKFGVAKEKAARISQAVTTAAEKYSLPPAVLLAIISIESRFREKARGANGATGLMQVVPSAHRNLLRNGKDLTDPEFNIEVGSSILYGYQRAAGGNLDAAMKNYGGSKAYAEKIRLRATEFSRVLDPSAPAARSDDDAQASGIVGMSPAASAAMAFSAAATAAQAQNAAAAGAR
- a CDS encoding aminotransferase-like domain-containing protein yields the protein MSGGSGPRYLRLVDFIETAVARGTLAPGDRVPAQRALATLLDVDLTTVTRGFNEARRRGLIEARGPLGTFIAAPRAELLQRVDLSMNIPPPPVGLVMDALLREGMSRVLVRSDADLLMTYHVGGGGRADCAAGAKWLQPMLGAVAAERVVVCPGAQAALAALILAFTQPGEAILAEPLIYPGLPHAAAQLGRRVEAVAVDAEGMRPDALEAACRASAESGAHGARLVYLNPTLQNPTTATMPESRRLEILRVAERYGARIVEDDPYWRFAPAGAPAPLARLAPQRVCYLATLSKTLSPGLRTAYLALPDAHAHTRLLAALRAFSLMAAPLTNALATHWIEDGVAESIFAGVKTEARERQRIAAQTLGVPAGAGIHLWYTLPRYWHARELAAAASTEGLAVAPSTAFEYGAPSADAIRISLGATGDQAQLQAALRRLSALLANDRSSQAAVIV
- a CDS encoding fructose bisphosphate aldolase, whose product is MANDKMLAQMRDKPGFIAALDQSGGSTPGALRQYGIAESDYNGDAEMFRLIHEMRVRIISAPAFTGEKVIGAILFEATMDGEAQGKPVPAFLWEDRGVVPFLKVDKGLEDEADGVRLMKPMPTLDTLLERAVKAGIFGTKMRSTIEHASSSGIASIAAQQFAIGAQIAGHGLVPILEPEVSIKAADKAKAESILRDELMKGLDALPASHNVMIKLTIPDTPDFYKPLIDHPRVVRVVALSGGYTRSDACARLAKNHGMIASFSRALINDLTKSMSDDEFNTTLAASIDEIWKASVQKS